One Cyanobium sp. Tous-M-B4 DNA segment encodes these proteins:
- a CDS encoding DNA polymerase III subunit alpha produces MAFVPLHNHSDYSLLDGASQLPAMVDRAVELGMPALALTDHGVMYGAIELLKLCAKAGIKPIIGNEMYVINGSIDDPQQKKERRYHLVVLAKNAVGYRNLVKLTSISHLRGMRGRGIFARACIDKQLLSQYSEGLIVATACLGGEIPQAILHGRPDAAREVASWYQRTFGEDFYLEIQDHGGIEDRIVNTGIASIGAELGIELIATNDAHYLSANDVEAHDALLCVLTGKLISDVKRLRYTGTEYIKGEAEMLSLFNDHLPAELIERAVANTAKVADKVEAYDILGRYQMPRFPIPAGHTAVSYLTEVAEQGLRQRLRLAGDASFEPQYGDRLAFELQVMEQMGFPTYFLVVWDYIRFARDNGIPVGPGRGSAAGSLVAYALGITNIDPVTNGLLFERFLNPERKSMPDIDTDFCIERRGEVIDYVTKRYGEEKVAQIITFNRMTSKAVLKDVARVLDIPYGDADRLAKLIPVVRGKPAKLKEMIGAESPAPEFREKYEKDPVVQRWVDMAMRIEGTNKTFGVHAAGVVIAAEPLDELVPLQRNNDGQVITQYFMEDVESMGLLKMDFLGLKNLTMIDKTVDLVQQYSGIKVDPDDLPLNDVGTYALLARGDLEGIFQLESSGMRQIVRDLKPSSLEDISSILALYRPGPLDAGLIPKFINRKHGREVIDVAHEKLEPILKETYGIMVYQEQIMKIAQELAGYSLGEADLLRRAMGKKKKSEMEKHQSLFVSGATQRGVEPRIAEALFEQMVLFAEYCFNKSHSTAYGAVTYQTAYLKAHYPVAYMAALLTVNAGDSAKVQRYIANCNAMGIEVMPPDVNASGIDFTPVGDRILFGLSAVRNLGDGAIRQLIEARSGDGCFNSLAELCDRIPGQQLNRRALEALIHSGALDALEPLGNRAQLMADLDLVIDWASSRAKDRASGQGNLFDLFGASAAADSAGGSDATGLADISTAPKAAPVRDYPPTEKLRLEKELVGFYLSDHPLKQLAQQVKLLSPVALGNLEEMADKAKVSAIVMVPELRQVNTRKGDRMAVLQLEDLTGSCEAVVFPKSYARLADHLMVDARLLVWASVDRRDDRVQLIVEDCRSIDDLQLLMVDLPADQAADIAIQHRLRECLHRHKPPQDEAGLRVPVVALVRQAGQTRFVRLGPQFCVGDVGAALDTLIAADFQARISSSLLAA; encoded by the coding sequence TTGGCCTTCGTTCCGCTCCACAACCACAGCGACTACAGCCTTCTAGATGGGGCTAGCCAGTTGCCGGCGATGGTGGATCGGGCTGTGGAGCTGGGCATGCCAGCCCTTGCACTCACCGATCACGGCGTCATGTATGGCGCCATTGAGCTGCTCAAGCTTTGTGCTAAAGCCGGGATCAAGCCGATCATCGGTAATGAGATGTATGTCATCAATGGCTCCATTGATGACCCTCAGCAGAAAAAGGAGCGCCGCTACCACTTGGTGGTGCTGGCCAAAAATGCGGTTGGCTATCGCAACTTGGTGAAGCTCACCAGCATCAGCCACCTACGCGGCATGCGCGGCCGTGGCATCTTTGCCCGTGCCTGTATCGACAAGCAATTGTTGAGCCAGTACAGCGAAGGCTTGATCGTGGCAACTGCCTGCTTAGGCGGCGAAATTCCCCAGGCGATTTTGCATGGCCGGCCCGATGCGGCGCGAGAGGTTGCCAGCTGGTATCAACGCACTTTTGGCGAGGATTTCTACCTAGAGATCCAGGATCATGGCGGCATCGAAGATCGCATCGTCAACACCGGGATTGCCAGCATCGGTGCCGAGCTAGGTATTGAGCTGATCGCCACCAATGATGCCCATTACCTAAGTGCCAACGACGTAGAAGCCCACGACGCGCTGCTTTGCGTACTCACAGGCAAGTTGATCAGCGACGTGAAACGTCTGCGTTACACGGGTACCGAATATATCAAGGGGGAGGCCGAGATGCTCTCCCTGTTCAATGACCACCTTCCAGCTGAGCTCATTGAGCGGGCTGTTGCGAACACAGCCAAGGTGGCAGACAAGGTGGAGGCCTATGACATCCTCGGCCGCTATCAGATGCCCCGCTTCCCGATCCCGGCTGGGCACACAGCGGTGAGCTATCTGACTGAGGTGGCCGAGCAGGGCCTCCGGCAGCGCCTACGCCTGGCTGGTGACGCTAGCTTCGAGCCCCAATATGGCGATCGCCTCGCCTTTGAGCTCCAGGTTATGGAGCAGATGGGTTTTCCCACCTACTTCCTGGTGGTGTGGGACTACATCCGCTTCGCCCGAGACAACGGCATACCTGTGGGGCCGGGTCGTGGTTCAGCTGCGGGTTCCTTGGTGGCCTACGCCCTCGGGATCACCAACATTGACCCAGTTACCAATGGCTTGTTGTTTGAGCGGTTCTTAAACCCTGAGCGCAAGTCGATGCCGGATATTGATACGGATTTCTGTATCGAGCGGCGTGGCGAAGTTATCGACTACGTCACTAAGCGCTATGGCGAAGAGAAGGTGGCCCAGATCATCACCTTCAATCGCATGACTTCAAAAGCGGTGCTCAAGGATGTGGCCCGCGTACTCGATATTCCCTATGGCGATGCGGATCGCTTGGCCAAGCTGATCCCTGTGGTGCGAGGTAAACCAGCCAAGCTCAAGGAAATGATCGGAGCTGAATCACCGGCTCCAGAATTTCGCGAGAAATATGAAAAAGATCCGGTGGTACAGCGCTGGGTTGATATGGCAATGCGTATTGAGGGCACAAACAAGACCTTTGGTGTACACGCCGCTGGCGTGGTGATTGCGGCTGAACCTCTTGATGAGTTGGTCCCCCTGCAGCGCAATAACGACGGCCAGGTGATTACTCAATACTTTATGGAAGATGTGGAGTCGATGGGTCTATTAAAAATGGACTTCCTCGGCCTCAAAAACCTCACAATGATTGATAAAACTGTCGATCTTGTGCAGCAGTACAGTGGCATTAAGGTCGATCCAGATGATCTGCCTCTTAACGACGTAGGAACCTACGCTCTACTTGCCCGTGGTGATCTTGAGGGCATCTTTCAGCTTGAATCAAGCGGCATGCGCCAGATTGTGCGCGACCTCAAGCCTTCGTCGCTTGAGGATATCTCTTCGATTTTGGCCCTTTACCGGCCCGGTCCGCTTGATGCAGGTCTGATTCCTAAATTTATTAATCGCAAGCACGGTCGGGAGGTAATTGATGTAGCCCACGAGAAACTTGAGCCGATCCTTAAGGAGACTTATGGGATTATGGTTTATCAAGAGCAGATCATGAAGATCGCTCAGGAATTGGCTGGCTATTCCCTTGGCGAAGCAGACCTGCTGCGGCGGGCGATGGGCAAGAAGAAAAAGAGTGAGATGGAGAAACACCAGAGCCTTTTTGTTAGTGGTGCCACCCAACGTGGCGTCGAACCTCGAATAGCGGAGGCGTTGTTTGAGCAGATGGTTTTATTTGCTGAATACTGTTTTAACAAGAGCCATTCCACCGCCTATGGCGCGGTGACCTATCAAACGGCGTATCTCAAGGCTCACTACCCAGTGGCTTACATGGCGGCTCTGCTCACCGTCAATGCCGGAGACTCGGCCAAGGTGCAGCGATATATAGCCAATTGTAATGCTATGGGTATCGAAGTGATGCCTCCTGATGTGAATGCTTCCGGCATCGATTTCACACCCGTTGGTGATCGAATTCTGTTTGGTCTTTCGGCCGTTCGTAATTTGGGTGACGGGGCGATTCGACAGTTGATTGAGGCCCGCTCTGGCGATGGTTGTTTCAACTCCCTGGCTGAGCTATGTGATCGCATTCCTGGCCAGCAGCTCAACCGCCGTGCCTTGGAGGCCCTGATCCATTCAGGAGCACTTGATGCCCTCGAGCCTCTGGGCAATCGCGCCCAATTGATGGCGGATCTGGATCTGGTGATCGACTGGGCCAGCTCCCGTGCCAAGGATCGGGCCAGCGGTCAGGGCAACCTCTTTGATTTGTTTGGCGCCAGCGCCGCAGCCGACTCTGCTGGGGGTTCCGATGCCACCGGCCTGGCCGATATCAGCACCGCCCCTAAGGCGGCCCCGGTGCGCGATTATCCCCCGACCGAAAAACTTCGCCTGGAAAAGGAGTTGGTGGGCTTTTACCTATCAGACCACCCCCTCAAGCAGCTGGCCCAGCAGGTGAAGTTGCTATCGCCGGTCGCTCTGGGCAATCTCGAGGAGATGGCCGACAAGGCCAAGGTGAGTGCAATTGTGATGGTGCCTGAGCTGCGTCAGGTGAACACCCGCAAGGGCGACCGGATGGCCGTGCTTCAGCTTGAGGACCTAACCGGCAGCTGTGAGGCGGTCGTGTTTCCTAAAAGCTATGCCCGTCTAGCCGACCACCTAATGGTGGATGCGCGCTTGCTGGTGTGGGCTTCGGTGGATCGCCGCGATGATCGGGTGCAATTAATTGTCGAGGACTGCCGCTCCATTGACGATCTGCAGCTGTTGATGGTCGATTTACCCGCCGATCAGGCCGCCGACATCGCCATTCAGCACCGCCTGCGCGAGTGCCTACATCGTCACAAGCCACCCCAGGATGAGGCTGGTCTGCGAGTGCCTGTGGTGGCTCTGGTTCGTCAGGCGGGCCAGACCCGCTTCGTGCGGCTTGGCCCCCAATTCTGCGTAGGCGATGTGGGCGCTGCCCTTGACACCCTCATCGCTGCCGATTTTCAGGCCCGCATCAGTTCATCGCTCTTGGCGGCCTGA
- the ruvA gene encoding Holliday junction branch migration protein RuvA, with amino-acid sequence MIGWLQGQLNHPWQQDKRYGLLLVCQGVGYEVQVSQRQWQQLPQEGSALGLHTHLAIRDDAWILYGFGERHERDLFRELVAVSGVGPQMGLGLLGVMDPRELVQAIVQTDLRRLCQAPGVGKRTAERLAVELRTKLQQRFLGQLEDHGDPDSLADGPLLPAEGRDEVQLTLAALGYEALEIHRALRAVAAVGMGESAGAEDWIRECLRWLSRPMD; translated from the coding sequence ATGATCGGCTGGCTGCAAGGGCAACTCAACCATCCCTGGCAGCAGGACAAGCGCTATGGGCTGCTGCTGGTGTGTCAGGGGGTGGGTTACGAGGTTCAGGTGAGCCAGCGTCAATGGCAGCAGCTGCCGCAGGAGGGCAGTGCGCTGGGGCTGCACACCCACTTGGCAATCCGCGACGACGCCTGGATTCTTTACGGCTTTGGTGAGCGCCACGAAAGGGATCTGTTTCGGGAATTGGTTGCCGTCAGCGGCGTAGGGCCCCAGATGGGCCTGGGATTACTAGGAGTGATGGATCCCAGGGAGTTGGTGCAGGCCATCGTGCAGACCGATCTACGCCGGCTCTGCCAGGCACCCGGGGTGGGCAAGCGCACCGCCGAGCGCTTGGCTGTTGAGCTGCGGACCAAACTGCAGCAGCGGTTTCTGGGGCAACTGGAAGACCACGGCGATCCGGATTCGCTAGCGGACGGCCCCCTCCTGCCGGCAGAAGGCCGTGATGAAGTGCAGTTAACCCTGGCTGCTTTGGGCTACGAAGCCCTTGAAATTCATCGTGCCCTGCGCGCGGTGGCCGCCGTGGGCATGGGGGAGTCGGCCGGGGCAGAAGATTGGATCCGAGAGTGCTTGCGCTGGCTATCGCGCCCAATGGACTGA
- the rpsO gene encoding 30S ribosomal protein S15 — protein MPLTTTKKQELINGHQTHGTDTGSVEVQVAMLSERVSQLTGHLQKNKHDFSSRQGLLKMIGRRKRLLGYLNGISKERYSALIAKLGIRG, from the coding sequence ATGCCGCTCACCACCACCAAAAAGCAGGAACTGATCAACGGTCACCAGACCCATGGCACAGACACCGGATCGGTGGAAGTGCAGGTGGCCATGCTCAGTGAGCGGGTCAGCCAGTTGACCGGCCATCTGCAGAAAAACAAGCACGATTTTTCTTCCCGCCAAGGCCTGCTCAAGATGATCGGACGCCGTAAGCGCCTGCTTGGTTATCTAAATGGCATCAGCAAGGAGCGTTACAGCGCTTTGATCGCCAAGCTCGGCATCCGGGGCTGA
- a CDS encoding photosystem II biosynthesis protein: MAGKGMQGRAQSGKGNPKPPRRSGPSQQVIPDAVANRMARRIAIGTGIPTVMGMGVFIGSYLLVSRQIFDVPPSATLAASGGCFFLGLLGLSFGVLSASWEEKPGSLLGTEQIGLNIGRLRSSVKAMRNGAGNQPTSSGRQER; the protein is encoded by the coding sequence ATGGCCGGAAAGGGAATGCAGGGTCGCGCCCAATCGGGCAAAGGCAACCCAAAACCGCCCCGGCGTTCCGGTCCCAGTCAGCAGGTAATCCCTGACGCGGTTGCTAATCGCATGGCGCGCCGAATTGCAATCGGCACCGGCATTCCCACTGTGATGGGCATGGGCGTATTTATTGGTAGCTACCTGTTAGTCAGCCGCCAAATCTTCGACGTTCCACCGAGTGCCACCTTGGCGGCATCGGGTGGATGTTTTTTTCTAGGGCTGTTGGGCTTGAGCTTTGGTGTGCTTTCCGCTAGCTGGGAAGAGAAGCCAGGCAGCTTGCTAGGCACCGAGCAGATCGGACTCAATATCGGCCGCTTGCGCAGCTCGGTCAAGGCGATGCGCAATGGTGCAGGCAATCAGCCAACCAGCTCAGGCCGCCAAGAGCGATGA
- a CDS encoding DMT family transporter: MVASALSFSLMGVCVKQVGGRIPAAEVVFARAIVSVALSWWLLHRAGIPAWGNRRWLLIWRGAIGTAALLCVYAALAALPLAAATVLQYLYPPFTALLAWLMLGEPIGKRVLAAMALGWLGVLLVAQPAGLLQGGATLALFPVLIAVAGALFTALAYVSVRSLGTSEHPLVIVFYFPLVALPLSLPLVALNPVLPTPAELLWLVGVGVFTQLGQVYLTHSLTALPAARATAISYVQVLFAGGWGWLLFGESIDSWTIAGAGLVLAATLVSLSHSQRQKPS; this comes from the coding sequence ATGGTTGCCAGTGCCCTGAGCTTTTCGCTGATGGGCGTCTGCGTCAAGCAGGTGGGCGGGCGCATTCCCGCTGCCGAGGTGGTGTTCGCCCGGGCGATCGTGAGCGTGGCCCTGAGCTGGTGGCTGCTGCACCGAGCCGGGATTCCAGCTTGGGGCAATAGGCGCTGGCTACTCATATGGCGCGGAGCGATCGGCACAGCCGCCCTGCTGTGTGTTTATGCCGCCCTAGCGGCCTTGCCCCTGGCAGCGGCGACGGTTCTGCAGTACCTCTACCCGCCTTTCACGGCCCTGCTGGCCTGGCTGATGTTGGGGGAGCCAATCGGCAAGCGGGTGCTGGCGGCCATGGCCCTCGGCTGGCTCGGGGTGCTGCTCGTCGCCCAGCCGGCCGGCCTGCTGCAGGGCGGCGCGACCCTGGCGCTTTTTCCCGTACTGATCGCCGTTGCCGGTGCCCTGTTCACCGCCCTTGCCTACGTAAGCGTGCGCTCCTTGGGCACGAGCGAGCACCCACTGGTGATCGTCTTCTACTTCCCCTTGGTGGCCCTGCCCTTGAGCCTGCCCCTGGTGGCCCTCAATCCCGTGCTGCCCACCCCAGCGGAGCTGCTTTGGCTGGTCGGGGTTGGGGTATTCACCCAGCTAGGACAGGTGTATCTGACCCACAGCCTCACTGCCCTGCCGGCGGCGCGAGCAACGGCGATCAGCTACGTGCAAGTGCTGTTTGCCGGTGGCTGGGGCTGGTTGCTATTTGGCGAGTCAATCGACAGCTGGACCATCGCCGGGGCTGGCCTCGTACTGGCAGCCACCCTGGTAAGCCTTAGCCACAGTCAGCGACAGAAGCCGTCTTAG